A single genomic interval of Gouania willdenowi chromosome 10, fGouWil2.1, whole genome shotgun sequence harbors:
- the npy7r gene encoding neuropeptide Y receptor Y7, whose product MSPPDTSNSTSEDEGGENDPSAFFNGSMGLHSPGFHSDITKHLGVQIILITAYSLIILLGVVGNALVIYMIIRYKNMRTVTNFFIANLALADLLVNTLCLPFTLIYTLLDEWKFGAVLCHMVPFAQALSVHVSILTMTVIALERYRCIVFHLNRRLTWRSSFLIMGFTWTVSAILAAPLAIFREYRNEEIPSIDLRLSVCSEKWPHGTGRDGVIYSLTMFLLQYIIPLAIISYAYICIWVKLKNHISPCTRNDSVNRRKKTTKMLALVVVVFASCWLPFHVFQLASDLDLVLRFKEYKLIYTLFHIVAMCSTFINPLLYGWMNKNYRNGFLMVFRCEDKPESFHAEGSFKTRSVRGVALNGRKDGPTAV is encoded by the coding sequence ATGAGCCCCCCAGACACTTCAAACAGCACCAGCGAAGACGAAGGTGGTGAGAATGATCCCTCTGCTTTTTTCAATGGAAGCATGGGTTTACATTCCCCTGGTTTCCACTCCGACATCACCAAACACCTCGGAGTCCAGATCATCTTGATCACAGCCTACTCTCTCATCATCCTGCTCGGTGTGGTGGGGAATGCACTCGTCATCTATATGATCATTCGCTACAAAAACATGCGAACTGTGACCAACTTTTTTATTGCTAACCTGGCTCTGGCAGACTTACTGGTGAACACTCTCTGTTTGCCGTTCACATTAATCTACACTCTGTTGGATGAGTGGAAGTTTGGTGCTGTGTTGTGTCACATGGTGCCTTTCGCCCAGGCCCTGAGTGTGCATGTATCCATCCTGACTATGACTGTCATTGCTCTGGAACGATATCGCTGTATCGTTTTTCACCTCAACCGCCGCCTTACCTGGAGGTCTAGTTTTCTCATAATGGGATTCACCTGGACTGTGTCTGCCATCCTAGCAGCACCTCTCGCCATCTTCAGAGAGTACCGAAATGAAGAGATCCCTTCAATTGACCTGCGCCTTTCCGTCTGCTCTGAGAAGTGGCCCCATGGGACCGGGCGGGATGGAGTCATCTACAGCCTCACAATGTTTCTCTTACAGTATATCATTCCTTTGGCTATCATTAGCTATGCTTACATATGCATTTGGGTCAAACTTAAGAACCATATCAGTCCATGCACTCGTAATGATAGCGTCAACCGTCGCAAAAAGACCACAAAGATGTTAgcgctggtggtggtggtgtttgCCAGCTGTTGGCTCCCGTTCCACGTGTTCCAACTGGCCAGCGATCTGGACCTGGTACTAAGATTCAAGGAGTACAAACTAATATACACTTTGTTCCATATTGTGGCTATGTGTTCGACTTTCATCAACCCTCTGCtttatggatggatgaataaaaaCTACAGGAACGGCTTCCTCATGGTTTTCCGTTGTGAAGATAAGCCAGAGTCTTTCCACGCGGAGGGCTCGTTCAAGACCCGCTCCGTCAGAGGGGTGGCTCTGAATGGACGTAAAGATGGACCCACGGCAGTATGA
- the prelid1a gene encoding PRELI domain containing 1a, whose translation MVKYFCCAGLLKTTWDQVCIAFWQRYPNPYSNHVLTEDIIFREVTPQNCLVSRRLLTKTSRAPRWMERYLPKQMSSSAYIIEDSIVDPQSRTMTTLTWNISHARLMSVKERCEYRINPENGSWTEIMREAWISSNVYGLSRAIQEFGLARFKTSVTKTMKGFEYVLAKMQGETPSRTLAETATERARETALAAKEKAKDLASQAKKKQYV comes from the exons ATGGTGAAGTATTTCTGCTGTGCTGGTTTGCTAAAAACTACCTGGGACCAAGTTTGTATTGCATTCTGGCAACGATATCCCAACCCTTATAG TAACCATGTCCTCACAGAGGACATTATTTTCCGAGAGGTCACCCCACAGAACTGCCTTGTTTCCAGACGTCTTTTGACCAAAACCAGCCGAGCTCCGCGCTGGATGGAGCGTTACCTTCCCAAGCAGATGTCCAGCTCGGCCTACATTATTGAGGACTCCATAGTGGACCCTCAGAGCAGGACCATGACCACGCTAACATGGAACATCAGCCACGCTCGCCTCATG TCAGTGAAAGAGAGGTGCGAGTATAGAATTAACCCTGAGAATGGCAGCTGGACTGAGATAATGAGAGAGGCTTGGATCTCTTCTAATGTCTATGGACTCTCTCGGGCTATTCAG GAATTTGGACTGGCAAGGTTCAAGACCAGTGTTACAAAGACCATGAAAGGCTTTGAATATGTGTTAGCCAAAATGCAAG GTGAAACCCCATCTAGAACTTTAGCAGAAACGGCCACAGAGCGCGCTCGAGAGACGGCGCTGGCAGCTAAAGAGAAAGCCAAAGACCTCGCCTCACAAGCAAAGAAGAAACAATACGTGTGA